The Lacipirellula parvula genome window below encodes:
- a CDS encoding dockerin type I domain-containing protein, whose protein sequence is MRLLLTITLGFALVAASAADAAQFSLRYIGLSSPGQHAWQVLLQPDQASAAAVEIGMQFTGGSILSLQPNLDVFDDANPGQNPFTGTVTIGASVQNSGAAAFAALGGVIPAVQQTLVMTVMTNGPGTLSLGGQNHNGFFTGARVWQGATPVNGLTASLQVTGTEADFNQNGVVDGADFLIWQRGSGLASGATRALGDANADGAVNQFDLNIWRGQYGATTSPPVAAVPEPATLGGALLAAASFLPLARKRRR, encoded by the coding sequence CGGTACATCGGGCTGAGCAGTCCCGGGCAACATGCCTGGCAGGTGCTGCTGCAACCCGACCAAGCAAGCGCAGCGGCCGTTGAAATTGGGATGCAGTTCACCGGCGGATCGATCCTCAGCCTGCAACCGAACCTCGACGTCTTCGACGACGCCAATCCCGGGCAGAATCCGTTCACTGGCACGGTGACCATTGGCGCCTCCGTGCAAAACAGCGGCGCCGCGGCGTTTGCCGCGCTCGGCGGCGTCATTCCCGCGGTGCAGCAGACGCTCGTGATGACCGTCATGACGAACGGCCCGGGAACGCTCAGTTTGGGCGGCCAGAATCACAACGGCTTCTTCACCGGCGCCCGCGTCTGGCAGGGGGCGACTCCCGTCAACGGCCTCACGGCTTCCCTGCAAGTCACGGGAACCGAGGCCGACTTCAATCAGAACGGCGTCGTCGATGGCGCCGACTTCCTCATCTGGCAACGCGGCTCCGGCCTCGCGAGCGGCGCCACCCGCGCCCTCGGCGACGCTAATGCCGACGGCGCCGTGAACCAGTTCGATCTCAACATCTGGCGCGGCCAATACGGGGCCACGACGAGCCCGCCCGTCGCTGCCGTTCCCGAACCGGCAACGCTCGGCGGCGCACTGCTGGCGGCAGCGTCGTTCCTGCCGCTAGCCAGAAAACGTCGTCGCTAA
- a CDS encoding bifunctional 4-hydroxy-2-oxoglutarate aldolase/2-dehydro-3-deoxy-phosphogluconate aldolase, translated as MKRQSLAHRPKQQVIDELHQEGVVAVVRANEAETVLDTVSALIAGGLRTIEITLTTPGAIELIQELAGRYSREEILLGAGTVLESDEAEAAITAGAEFLISPSIEIDVINVCRKQGIAAIPGAYTPTEIRTAVKAGADIVKVFPASIGGATYLRDLAGPLPNVPLLPSGSVSFETVGDFFSAGAFAVAVGSLLVDKKLMREGNFDAISERTKQFMTHVASVRRK; from the coding sequence ATGAAACGCCAATCACTCGCCCACCGGCCGAAGCAGCAAGTTATCGACGAATTGCATCAGGAGGGCGTCGTCGCCGTCGTGCGCGCCAATGAGGCCGAAACCGTTCTCGATACCGTCAGCGCGCTCATCGCCGGCGGTTTGCGTACCATCGAGATTACGCTAACGACCCCGGGAGCGATTGAACTCATCCAAGAATTGGCCGGCCGATACAGCCGCGAGGAGATTTTGCTGGGGGCGGGAACGGTCCTCGAAAGCGACGAAGCGGAAGCGGCGATTACCGCCGGGGCGGAGTTCTTGATCTCGCCCTCGATTGAAATCGACGTGATCAATGTTTGCCGCAAGCAAGGCATTGCCGCCATCCCGGGCGCCTACACGCCGACCGAAATTCGCACTGCGGTGAAAGCCGGCGCCGACATCGTGAAGGTGTTTCCCGCTTCGATTGGCGGGGCCACCTACCTGCGTGATTTGGCCGGGCCGCTGCCGAACGTGCCGCTGTTGCCGTCAGGCAGCGTTTCGTTTGAAACGGTGGGGGATTTCTTCAGCGCTGGCGCGTTCGCCGTGGCGGTCGGCAGTTTGCTCGTCGACAAGAAGCTCATGCGTGAAGGGAATTTCGACGCGATTTCCGAGCGGACGAAGCAGTTCATGACGCACGTGGCTAGCGTACGGCGGAAGTAA
- a CDS encoding AAA family ATPase: MPHSLILVAGYAGSGKTRVGNDIARQLPACYLDKDTLGTPFVERLLVALQQPPGDRDSPIYRAEIRPLEYEALVATGLEAAALGSDVVLSAPFLVQLVDPQWVGDLQRQARDAKIKLQVVWVASDHATLRRRMSQRGSVRDHAKLADWEAYAANVDVSLDQQFAVESWRFDNSEQADYSAELTRLLAHLRSR; the protein is encoded by the coding sequence ATGCCACACTCCCTCATACTCGTCGCCGGATACGCTGGCAGCGGCAAGACCCGCGTCGGCAACGATATTGCGCGGCAGTTGCCCGCCTGCTACCTCGATAAAGATACCCTCGGCACGCCCTTCGTGGAGCGCCTATTGGTGGCGCTGCAGCAGCCGCCCGGCGACCGCGACAGCCCGATTTACCGCGCCGAAATTCGGCCGCTCGAATACGAAGCGCTCGTCGCAACCGGACTCGAAGCGGCTGCCCTCGGCTCCGACGTCGTGCTGTCGGCGCCATTTCTCGTTCAACTCGTCGACCCGCAGTGGGTGGGCGACCTGCAGCGGCAAGCCCGCGACGCAAAAATCAAACTGCAAGTCGTGTGGGTCGCCAGCGACCATGCCACGCTGCGGCGCCGCATGTCGCAGCGCGGGTCGGTTCGCGACCACGCCAAACTCGCCGACTGGGAAGCCTACGCCGCCAACGTCGACGTGTCGCTGGACCAGCAGTTTGCAGTTGAGAGCTGGCGGTTCGACAACTCCGAGCAGGCTGACTACTCCGCGGAACTAACGCGGCTGCTCGCGCACTTGCGCAGCCGTTAA